A genomic region of Prosthecobacter algae contains the following coding sequences:
- a CDS encoding BPL-N domain-containing protein produces MKHLLLLSLFALSLHAGENLAPGIQYPKLVGEWAPSSLQGREELLSAAEITAGHHYVLHPVKGKASTALYHTTNPAGFDPANTKININALHLVAEFPVTEAKLIRTGSDEQPQWRLVGKRAKTQELQAISLTWKELAPLPPLQRGDGPVRVALFDDYGSFGKGVPRCTELLSQAPGVKVTIVKPQLIREGGLKDFDVVIFTGGSGGKQAGTLGLVGREQVRRFIEAGGGYVGICAGNYLACDGFSWGLQILDAKTKSSKWARGVGDVKIEFTPKGREILGMPEGLLDIRYANGPVFNPAGDEAIPDFEPLAFFRSELAENGSPKGAQVNSPAMVAGSYGKGRLLCSSPHPEQQAGMEAFILKAVQWVAGP; encoded by the coding sequence ATGAAACACCTGCTTCTCCTGAGCCTCTTTGCCTTGTCACTGCACGCCGGGGAAAACCTAGCTCCTGGAATCCAGTATCCAAAACTGGTTGGGGAGTGGGCACCCAGCTCCCTCCAAGGCCGCGAGGAACTGCTGTCGGCGGCCGAAATCACCGCAGGGCATCACTATGTGCTGCATCCCGTCAAAGGCAAAGCCAGCACCGCGCTTTATCACACCACGAATCCGGCAGGCTTTGATCCCGCCAACACCAAGATCAACATCAATGCCCTGCATCTGGTAGCGGAGTTTCCCGTGACTGAGGCCAAGCTCATTCGAACTGGATCAGATGAGCAGCCTCAATGGCGACTGGTGGGCAAACGCGCCAAGACCCAAGAGCTTCAGGCCATCTCCCTCACCTGGAAGGAACTCGCACCACTTCCGCCCCTCCAGCGCGGTGATGGTCCCGTGCGAGTGGCTCTATTTGATGACTACGGCAGCTTTGGCAAAGGTGTGCCACGTTGCACGGAACTGCTCAGCCAAGCGCCTGGGGTCAAAGTCACGATCGTTAAACCGCAACTCATCCGCGAAGGCGGACTCAAGGACTTCGATGTCGTCATCTTTACGGGTGGCAGCGGTGGCAAGCAGGCGGGCACACTGGGCCTTGTGGGCCGTGAACAAGTGCGCCGTTTCATTGAGGCGGGCGGCGGTTATGTGGGCATCTGCGCTGGCAATTACCTGGCCTGCGATGGTTTCTCCTGGGGGCTGCAGATCCTTGATGCCAAGACCAAGTCCTCGAAATGGGCACGCGGTGTGGGCGATGTAAAAATCGAATTTACGCCCAAGGGCCGCGAGATTTTGGGCATGCCCGAAGGCCTGCTGGATATCCGTTACGCCAATGGCCCCGTCTTTAATCCAGCGGGAGATGAAGCCATCCCCGACTTTGAACCTCTGGCCTTTTTCCGCAGCGAACTGGCGGAAAATGGCTCACCCAAAGGAGCCCAAGTGAACTCCCCCGCTATGGTCGCGGGCAGTTATGGGAAAGGACGCCTGCTTTGCAGTAGCCCGCATCCGGAACAGCAGGCCGGGATGGAGGCCTTTATCCTCAAAGCCGTGCAGTGGGTGGCAGGTCCATAA